In Alkalihalobacillus sp. FSL W8-0930, a single window of DNA contains:
- the tilS gene encoding tRNA lysidine(34) synthetase TilS, with product MEESVHTFMKYKHMGIEGQHIVVAVSGGPDSMALLHFLHQERRRYTIRVTAAHINHQLRGVESDQDEQMVRTYCKQAGIIFVSEKVDVKQYAKEHRVGSSLAARELRYSQLERIMNEVNGDCLAVAHHGDDQIETVLMKLVRSANALQKPGMEAVRPFYQAKLIRPFLTLSKSDIITYCEEKGIPYRVDSSNASAVYTRNRFRETILPFVTEENPNIHKHVQRYHEWQSEDQDFLNDLAEEAMTQVVQAKREQIVTISIDSFLSVALPLQRRMIHLILNYLYKGSTRITSVHIEQTITMLGASNPSAKLELADGLKVNREYNRCHFVRNEQNKRNQISKELVVPGKVFHTFGEMSATSVSHEEPVEPYEVLLDSDSITLPLIVRVPLPGDRIDALGMDGTKKLNRLFIDRKLPKSLRAEWPIVTDAHGQIIWVPYLQRSRIAVVTEETKNIVKLTFLRD from the coding sequence GTGGAAGAGTCGGTGCATACGTTTATGAAGTACAAACATATGGGTATAGAAGGACAGCATATTGTTGTTGCCGTTTCCGGAGGACCAGACTCAATGGCCTTGCTGCATTTTCTCCATCAAGAAAGGCGACGGTATACGATTCGTGTAACGGCTGCTCACATTAACCATCAGCTTCGAGGAGTTGAGTCAGATCAGGATGAACAGATGGTAAGAACGTATTGTAAGCAAGCCGGGATCATATTCGTCTCTGAGAAAGTGGATGTTAAGCAATACGCTAAAGAGCACCGGGTTGGTTCATCACTTGCAGCGAGAGAGTTAAGATACAGCCAGTTGGAAAGAATAATGAATGAGGTGAACGGGGACTGCTTAGCTGTTGCGCATCACGGGGATGATCAAATTGAAACGGTCCTTATGAAACTTGTTCGAAGTGCAAATGCCCTGCAAAAGCCAGGAATGGAAGCAGTAAGACCCTTTTATCAAGCAAAGCTGATCAGACCTTTTTTAACTTTATCAAAATCAGATATTATCACGTACTGTGAGGAAAAAGGTATTCCCTACAGGGTCGATTCAAGTAATGCATCAGCAGTGTATACACGTAATCGTTTTAGGGAAACGATTCTTCCGTTTGTAACCGAAGAGAATCCAAATATACATAAGCACGTTCAGCGATACCACGAATGGCAATCAGAGGATCAGGATTTTTTAAATGATTTAGCAGAAGAGGCGATGACGCAGGTAGTCCAAGCGAAACGTGAACAAATTGTTACAATCTCCATTGATTCATTCCTCTCGGTGGCGCTCCCTTTACAAAGGAGAATGATTCATCTAATATTAAATTATCTTTACAAGGGGTCTACCCGTATTACTTCTGTACATATTGAGCAAACGATAACAATGCTAGGAGCGAGTAATCCTTCAGCTAAGCTTGAACTGGCTGATGGACTTAAAGTTAATCGCGAATACAACCGTTGTCACTTTGTGCGAAACGAGCAAAACAAACGGAATCAGATATCTAAAGAGCTTGTGGTGCCGGGAAAAGTGTTTCACACCTTTGGTGAGATGAGCGCTACTTCTGTAAGTCATGAAGAACCCGTCGAACCCTATGAGGTGCTCTTGGATTCAGACTCCATTACTTTGCCACTCATCGTCCGTGTTCCGCTACCAGGTGATCGGATTGATGCTTTAGGGATGGATGGCACTAAGAAGCTTAATAGGCTTTTTATTGATCGGAAGTTACCTAAATCGTTAAGAGCAGAGTGGCCAATTGTTACGGATGCACATGGACAAATTATTTGGGTACCATACTTACAAAGATCACGTATAGCAGTCGTTACAGAAGAGACTAAGAACATTGTGAAGCTGACATTTTTAAGGGACTAA
- the hpt gene encoding hypoxanthine phosphoribosyltransferase has translation MMKDELKEILISEEEIQNKARELGSEITEQYKDAFPLFVGVLKGALPFMAELIKHVDAHLELDFMDVSSYGNAMVSSGEVKIIKDLNTSVEGRDVLIVEDIIDSGLTLKYLIELFHYRKAKSVKVVTLLDKPDGRKVDLVPDLCGFTVPDAFVVGFGLDYAERYRNLPYIGVLKPEIYEG, from the coding sequence TTGATGAAAGATGAACTGAAAGAGATACTGATTTCCGAAGAAGAAATCCAGAATAAAGCCCGTGAATTAGGAAGCGAAATTACGGAACAATATAAAGACGCGTTCCCGCTTTTTGTAGGAGTTCTAAAAGGTGCACTTCCTTTTATGGCAGAGCTAATTAAGCACGTAGATGCTCACCTTGAATTAGATTTTATGGATGTATCTAGCTATGGGAACGCCATGGTTTCATCTGGTGAAGTGAAAATTATTAAAGACTTAAACACGTCTGTTGAAGGACGTGACGTCTTGATTGTCGAAGATATTATTGACAGCGGACTTACTCTTAAGTACTTAATTGAGCTGTTTCATTATAGAAAAGCCAAATCAGTTAAGGTTGTCACTCTTTTAGATAAGCCTGATGGACGCAAGGTAGATCTCGTCCCTGATCTTTGTGGTTTTACAGTGCCAGATGCTTTTGTAGTAGGGTTTGGACTTGATTACGCGGAACGTTACCGTAATCTTCCTTACATCGGTGTGTTAAAACCAGAGATTTATGAGGGGTAA